From Streptomyces qinzhouensis, one genomic window encodes:
- a CDS encoding alpha/beta hydrolase family protein — translation MPDAAAVARDAAEAESAFAHPPVEPDLTWAYGDHPDQIVDFYAPRGPERESVPLVVVFHGGAWRAPYDRRHISPFADFLARRGFAVASVEYRRGRDIPQPRARADTAAPVAGRWPETFDDVAAAMDGLPVAVARLLPGADLRRTVLTGHSAGGHLALWAAARHVLPRGSAWRTETPANLRGVVALAPLADLARAAELGVCGGAVRQLLGGEAEFAARCASADPALLLPTGIATVVVQGQEDIVVPPAVADSYAEAAAKAGESVGLTLLPEVGHFPLIDPAADACAVAVEEIAQLAW, via the coding sequence GTGCCGGACGCGGCGGCCGTCGCCCGGGACGCCGCCGAGGCGGAGTCCGCTTTCGCGCATCCGCCGGTCGAGCCCGACCTGACCTGGGCGTACGGCGACCATCCGGACCAGATCGTCGACTTCTACGCGCCGCGCGGCCCGGAGCGGGAGAGCGTGCCCCTGGTCGTGGTCTTCCACGGCGGCGCCTGGCGGGCCCCGTACGACCGTCGGCACATCAGCCCGTTCGCGGACTTCCTCGCCCGGCGCGGCTTCGCGGTGGCGAGCGTCGAATACCGCCGGGGTCGGGACATTCCGCAGCCCCGCGCCCGCGCCGATACCGCCGCGCCGGTGGCGGGGCGCTGGCCGGAGACCTTCGACGATGTCGCGGCGGCGATGGACGGGCTGCCGGTGGCGGTGGCGCGGCTGCTGCCCGGCGCCGACCTCCGGCGCACCGTCCTCACCGGCCACTCCGCGGGCGGCCATCTCGCACTGTGGGCGGCGGCGCGCCATGTCCTTCCCCGGGGCTCCGCCTGGCGTACCGAAACCCCCGCGAACCTGCGCGGGGTGGTGGCGCTGGCCCCCCTCGCGGATCTGGCCCGGGCGGCGGAACTCGGGGTGTGCGGCGGGGCGGTACGGCAACTGCTCGGCGGCGAGGCGGAGTTCGCGGCGCGCTGTGCGTCGGCCGATCCGGCGCTGCTGCTGCCCACCGGGATCGCGACGGTCGTGGTCCAGGGGCAGGAGGACATCGTCGTACCTCCGGCGGTGGCGGACTCCTATGCGGAAGCGGCGGCGAAGGCCGGCGAGTCGGTGGGGCTGACCCTGCTGCCGGAGGTGGGCCACTTCCCCCTGATCGACCCGGCGGCGGACGCCTGCGCGGTGGCGGTGGAGGAGATCGCCCAGCTGGCCTGGTAA
- a CDS encoding NAD(P)H-binding protein codes for MTNLVAGATGTVGRRIVAELLDRGQAVRALTRDLTKADFPEGVEVVEGDLTDPETLVAALQGVTGLHLITFGGPYFTPLETGPRILELAGEAGVRRVTVLNGGGDTPLETAVRESGFAWTVVMPVEFMANALSWADGIRETDEVREPFTDRLSAMVHEGDIGAVAAVALTEEGHAGQTYLLSGPRVLTVKDKTTALARARGRDITLVELGRDEAIAQWRAAGQPEDVIEFLLEVYGNTPEVGRTVNDTVRRVTGRPARTFDEWATEHAAAFTA; via the coding sequence ATGACGAACCTCGTAGCAGGAGCAACCGGAACCGTCGGCCGCCGGATCGTGGCCGAACTGCTCGACCGGGGCCAGGCGGTCCGCGCCCTGACCCGTGACCTCACCAAGGCGGACTTCCCCGAGGGCGTGGAGGTCGTCGAAGGCGATCTGACGGACCCCGAAACCCTGGTGGCCGCGCTCCAGGGCGTGACCGGCCTCCATCTGATCACCTTCGGCGGCCCGTACTTCACACCCCTGGAGACCGGCCCCCGCATCCTCGAACTGGCCGGGGAGGCGGGCGTCCGCCGGGTCACCGTCCTCAACGGCGGCGGGGACACCCCGCTGGAGACCGCGGTCCGCGAGTCCGGCTTCGCGTGGACCGTGGTCATGCCGGTCGAGTTCATGGCGAACGCGCTGTCCTGGGCGGACGGGATCCGTGAGACGGACGAGGTGCGTGAGCCGTTCACCGACCGGCTCAGCGCGATGGTCCACGAGGGCGATATCGGCGCGGTGGCGGCGGTGGCGCTGACGGAGGAGGGGCACGCGGGGCAGACATACCTGCTCAGCGGCCCGCGGGTGCTGACCGTCAAGGACAAGACCACGGCCCTGGCCCGGGCGCGCGGCCGGGATATCACCCTGGTGGAGCTGGGCCGGGACGAGGCGATCGCGCAGTGGCGCGCGGCCGGGCAGCCGGAGGACGTCATCGAGTTCCTGCTGGAGGTGTACGGGAACACCCCCGAGGTCGGCCGTACGGTCAACGACACCGTGCGACGGGTCACCGGCCGCCCGGCCCGCACCTTCGACGAGTGGGCGACGGAACACGCGGCGGCGTTCACGGCGTGA
- a CDS encoding pyridoxamine 5'-phosphate oxidase family protein — MAQGPAPRALPEAALSRLLSDGRFGTLATVKRSGHPHLTTMLFHWDPETRTVRFSTLADRLKATHVRNDPRASVHVQGPDIWSFAVAEGEAEVSAPTTTPGDETGRELLSMLPAEARPSPADETAWFAQQVAERRVVIRLRVTRLYGTALDITG, encoded by the coding sequence ATGGCCCAAGGACCCGCCCCCCGAGCCCTGCCCGAAGCCGCCCTCTCGCGTCTGCTGAGCGACGGCCGGTTCGGCACGCTCGCGACGGTGAAGCGCAGCGGCCATCCGCATCTGACGACGATGCTGTTCCACTGGGACCCGGAGACCAGGACCGTACGGTTCTCCACCCTCGCCGACCGTCTCAAGGCGACCCACGTACGGAACGACCCCCGCGCCTCGGTCCATGTCCAGGGCCCCGACATCTGGTCCTTCGCGGTGGCCGAGGGCGAGGCGGAGGTATCCGCGCCGACGACCACCCCCGGGGACGAGACCGGCCGGGAACTGCTGTCGATGCTCCCCGCGGAGGCCCGCCCGTCCCCGGCGGACGAGACCGCCTGGTTCGCACAGCAGGTGGCCGAGCGCCGGGTGGTGATCCGGCTGAGGGTGACCAGGCTGTACGGTACGGCGCTCGACATCACCGGATAG
- a CDS encoding cytochrome P450, with product MDALFEPWSPAFVADPYPAYERLRADGRVHWFEPTRQWLVPHYADVSALLRDRRLGRTYLHRFTHEEFGRTPPPPAHEPFHTLNDNGILDLEAPDHTRIRRLVTKAFTPRTVAALEPTVRRLAAELVAGLTAAGGGDLLADVAEPLPVAVIAEMLGIPEADRRLLRPWSADICGMFELNPSEETARKAVTASTEFSGYLRTLIAERRTDPGEDLISALIAAYDEGDRLSEQEMISTCVLLLNAGHEATVNTTANGWWTLFRHPEQLAALRADHSLLPTAVEELMRFDTPLQMFERWVLDDIEIGGTVIPRGAELALLFGSANRDPARFPAPDTLDLSRTDNPHITFGAGIHFCLGAPLARLELTASFGELLREAPTMRLAGEPEWQPGYVIRGVHALPVEL from the coding sequence ATGGACGCACTTTTCGAGCCATGGTCACCCGCCTTCGTCGCCGATCCGTACCCCGCCTACGAGCGGCTGCGGGCCGACGGGCGGGTGCACTGGTTCGAGCCGACGCGGCAGTGGCTCGTCCCCCACTACGCGGATGTGTCGGCGCTGCTGCGGGACCGCCGCCTGGGGCGGACGTACCTCCACCGCTTCACCCACGAGGAGTTCGGCCGGACGCCCCCGCCGCCGGCCCACGAGCCGTTCCACACCCTGAACGACAACGGGATCCTCGATCTGGAGGCCCCCGACCACACCCGGATCCGGCGGCTGGTCACCAAGGCGTTCACGCCCCGGACGGTGGCCGCGCTGGAGCCGACCGTCCGGAGGCTGGCGGCGGAACTGGTCGCCGGGCTGACGGCGGCGGGCGGCGGGGACCTGCTGGCGGACGTCGCCGAACCGCTGCCGGTCGCGGTGATCGCGGAGATGCTCGGGATCCCGGAGGCGGACCGGCGGCTGCTGCGGCCCTGGTCCGCCGATATCTGCGGGATGTTCGAACTGAACCCGTCGGAGGAGACCGCGCGGAAGGCGGTCACGGCGTCGACCGAGTTCTCCGGATATCTGCGGACGCTGATCGCCGAGCGGCGTACCGACCCCGGCGAGGACCTGATCTCGGCGCTGATCGCCGCGTACGACGAGGGCGACCGGCTCAGCGAGCAGGAGATGATCTCCACCTGTGTGCTGCTGCTGAACGCGGGCCACGAGGCCACCGTCAACACCACGGCCAACGGCTGGTGGACCCTCTTCCGCCACCCGGAACAGCTGGCCGCCCTCCGCGCCGACCACTCCCTGCTGCCGACGGCGGTGGAGGAACTGATGCGGTTCGACACCCCGCTCCAGATGTTCGAGCGGTGGGTCCTCGACGATATCGAGATCGGCGGCACGGTCATCCCGCGCGGCGCCGAACTGGCCCTGCTCTTCGGCTCGGCCAACCGCGACCCGGCCCGCTTCCCCGCCCCGGACACCCTGGACCTGTCCCGTACCGACAATCCGCACATCACCTTCGGCGCGGGCATCCACTTCTGCCTGGGCGCCCCCCTGGCCCGCCTCGAACTGACCGCCTCCTTCGGCGAACTCCTCCGCGAGGCCCCGACGATGCGCCTGGCCGGGGAGCCGGAGTGGCAGCCGGGCTATGTGATCAGAGGCGTCCACGCACTGCCGGTGGAGCTGTAG
- a CDS encoding response regulator — protein MTAPTIRVLICDDQMMIREGFSVLLNAMPDIEVVGEAVNGREAVTKVAELAPDIVLMDIRMPELNGIDATREIVTSSADTKVLVLTTFDLDEYVYQALRAGASGFLLKDASARQLADGVRVVAAGEALLAPTVTRRLITEFSRLTQAPKSGAVAQVGDLTERETEVLVLIAQGLSNAEIAEHLVVAESTIKTHVSRVLVKLGLRDRTQAAVFAYEARLVTPS, from the coding sequence GTGACCGCACCCACCATCCGGGTCCTGATCTGCGACGACCAGATGATGATCCGGGAAGGTTTCTCCGTCCTGCTCAACGCCATGCCGGACATCGAGGTCGTGGGAGAGGCCGTCAACGGCCGCGAGGCGGTCACCAAGGTCGCCGAGCTGGCACCCGACATCGTCCTGATGGACATCCGGATGCCGGAGCTGAACGGGATCGACGCCACCCGCGAGATCGTCACCTCGTCCGCCGACACCAAGGTGCTGGTGCTGACCACCTTCGACCTGGACGAGTACGTGTACCAGGCGCTGCGCGCGGGGGCGTCCGGGTTCCTGCTGAAGGACGCCTCCGCCCGGCAGCTCGCCGACGGGGTCCGGGTCGTCGCCGCGGGCGAGGCGCTGCTGGCGCCGACCGTGACCCGTCGGCTGATCACCGAGTTCTCCCGGCTCACCCAGGCGCCGAAGTCCGGGGCCGTGGCCCAGGTCGGCGATCTCACGGAGCGGGAGACGGAGGTCCTCGTACTGATCGCCCAGGGGCTGTCGAACGCGGAGATCGCCGAGCATCTGGTGGTCGCCGAGTCGACGATCAAAACGCATGTCAGCCGGGTACTGGTGAAGCTGGGGCTGCGGGACCGGACCCAGGCCGCTGTATTCGCCTATGAGGCACGGCTCGTCACACCTTCATAG
- a CDS encoding sensor histidine kinase — protein MTETTRSPEYRLAVGVLHGLREDLIRDAFAYRPVPPMRTDGPLFGKLPGPIRQCVQWVPHAFMLSVAAVIGVAGLVYQGLNADMFFENMLPAALIALAVIRPVGAFWLTLTAPTWTSLFTGYYDSYHWLPGAFVAHLLIMFVIAVRSRPRTAAWMWVLTTISSVGAEVIIGDYYFQNNPEMFLASAVVLVVAVAISIRSAADQEVRAERTVTAVERGKRTVLEERTTIARELHDVVAHHMSVVAIQAEAAPYRVEDPPEELVKAFATIRENAVSALTELRRILGVVRAADYEAPDAPQPVLADLDSLIANVRETGLDAEKVVTGAARVLPQGVELSAYRIVQEALSNVLRHAPGAAARVEISYVLGGLGLRVVNTAPQGEVQPSPGAGHGIAGMRERIAMLGGVLTAGATADGGYEVAAFVPVAPTESEPEPVPKPTPGRARANGNPGTLAPAPAAEANRRTVILEKPAAPTPTEEKPS, from the coding sequence GTGACCGAGACGACCCGCAGCCCCGAATACCGCCTCGCCGTCGGGGTCCTCCACGGCCTGCGCGAGGACCTCATCCGCGATGCCTTCGCCTACCGACCCGTGCCGCCGATGCGGACCGACGGGCCCCTGTTCGGAAAGCTCCCCGGCCCGATACGGCAGTGCGTGCAGTGGGTACCGCACGCCTTCATGCTCTCCGTCGCGGCCGTCATCGGCGTCGCCGGACTGGTCTACCAGGGCCTGAACGCCGACATGTTCTTCGAGAACATGCTGCCGGCCGCGCTGATCGCCCTTGCCGTGATCCGGCCCGTCGGCGCCTTCTGGCTCACCCTGACCGCGCCCACCTGGACCTCGCTGTTCACCGGCTACTACGACTCCTACCACTGGCTGCCGGGCGCCTTCGTCGCCCATCTGCTGATCATGTTCGTGATCGCGGTCCGGTCCCGGCCCAGGACCGCGGCCTGGATGTGGGTGCTCACCACGATCAGCAGCGTCGGCGCCGAGGTCATCATCGGCGACTACTACTTCCAGAACAATCCGGAGATGTTCCTGGCCTCCGCCGTGGTGCTCGTGGTGGCCGTCGCCATCAGCATCCGCAGTGCCGCCGACCAGGAGGTACGCGCCGAGCGGACCGTGACCGCCGTGGAGCGCGGCAAGCGGACCGTACTGGAGGAGCGCACCACCATCGCCCGCGAACTGCACGACGTCGTCGCCCACCACATGTCCGTGGTCGCCATCCAGGCCGAGGCCGCGCCCTACCGGGTCGAGGACCCGCCCGAGGAGCTGGTGAAGGCGTTCGCCACCATCCGCGAGAACGCCGTCTCCGCCCTGACGGAGCTGCGCCGCATCCTCGGGGTCGTCCGCGCGGCGGACTACGAGGCGCCCGACGCGCCCCAGCCCGTCCTCGCCGACCTCGACAGCCTGATCGCCAATGTCCGGGAGACCGGTCTCGACGCGGAGAAGGTCGTCACCGGAGCGGCCCGGGTCCTCCCCCAGGGCGTCGAGCTGTCCGCTTACCGCATCGTCCAGGAGGCGCTGAGCAACGTCCTGCGCCATGCGCCCGGCGCCGCGGCCCGGGTGGAGATCAGTTACGTCCTCGGAGGGCTCGGGCTGCGAGTGGTGAACACCGCGCCGCAGGGCGAGGTGCAGCCGTCGCCGGGTGCCGGGCACGGGATCGCCGGGATGCGGGAGCGGATCGCGATGCTCGGCGGCGTACTGACGGCCGGGGCGACCGCGGACGGCGGGTACGAAGTGGCCGCGTTCGTCCCGGTCGCGCCCACGGAGTCGGAGCCGGAGCCGGTTCCGAAGCCGACGCCGGGGCGGGCGCGCGCCAACGGAAACCCCGGCACCCTCGCCCCGGCCCCGGCGGCGGAAGCGAACCGTCGGACCGTCATCCTGGAGAAGCCCGCCGCGCCCACCCCCACCGAGGAGAAGCCCTCGTGA
- a CDS encoding diacylglycerol kinase translates to MSAHDQLLVVIDPVARRNDGESVRIAKDVLCGGSRAKICLPESPEEFARALARRGSRRPVIVGDDRALLRAIALLHRDRPPGDGTLSLVPVGPGVGLAHSLGVPPGPVAAARAVLDGVVRRLDLLVDESDGIVVGDVAIPAPGGRGGAGTALRGAWRALFRGRRGPRRAAPAPVPGPGHRLRVEADGALLCDLHQEVAGVTLRTAHGRAVVTVHHPAPGRPVTVKASTVTVSGPDFRYRADTTVTGPVRTRTWVLRAGAWGLTLP, encoded by the coding sequence GTGTCGGCTCACGACCAGCTCCTGGTGGTCATCGACCCGGTCGCCCGCCGTAATGACGGCGAGTCCGTGCGGATCGCGAAGGATGTTCTGTGCGGTGGCTCGCGGGCGAAAATCTGCCTCCCGGAGAGTCCGGAGGAGTTCGCCAGGGCGCTGGCCAGGCGGGGCTCCCGGCGGCCCGTGATCGTCGGTGACGACCGGGCACTGCTGCGCGCGATCGCCCTGCTGCACCGGGACCGCCCGCCGGGGGACGGGACGCTGTCCCTGGTGCCGGTGGGCCCCGGGGTGGGGCTCGCGCACTCCCTGGGCGTGCCGCCGGGGCCGGTCGCGGCGGCGCGCGCGGTGCTCGACGGGGTGGTCCGCAGGCTGGACCTGCTGGTCGACGAGAGCGACGGAATCGTGGTCGGCGATGTGGCCATCCCGGCGCCGGGCGGCCGCGGCGGGGCCGGGACGGCGCTGCGGGGCGCCTGGCGGGCGCTCTTCCGCGGCCGGCGCGGGCCGCGGCGGGCCGCGCCCGCTCCCGTACCCGGTCCCGGGCACCGGCTGCGGGTGGAGGCGGACGGCGCCCTCCTCTGCGACCTCCACCAGGAAGTGGCCGGCGTCACTCTCCGTACCGCGCACGGGCGGGCGGTGGTCACCGTGCACCATCCGGCGCCCGGCCGTCCGGTCACCGTGAAGGCGTCGACGGTGACCGTCTCGGGACCGGACTTCCGCTACCGCGCGGACACGACGGTCACCGGCCCGGTCCGCACCCGGACCTGGGTACTGCGGGCGGGCGCGTGGGGCCTCACCCTGCCGTGA
- a CDS encoding adenylosuccinate synthase, producing the protein MPALVLLGAQWGDEGKGKATDLLGGSVDYVVRYQGGNNAGHTVVVGDQKYALHLLPSGILSPGCTPVIGNGVVVDPAVLLSELSGLNDRGIDTSKLLISGNAHLITPYNVTLDKVTERFLGTRKIGTTGRGIGPTYADKINRVGIRVQDLYDESILNQKVEAALEAKNQLLAKVFNRRAIESERIVEEMLQYADRIRPYVADTTLILNNAIDEGKVVLFEGGQGTLLDVDHGTYPFVTSSNPTAGGACTGAGVGPTKISRVIGILKAYTTRVGAGPFPTELFDEDGEALRRIGGERGVTTGRDRRCGWFDAVIARYATRVNGLTDFFLTKLDVLTGWEQIPVCVAYEIDGKRVEELPYSQTDFHHAKPIYEMLPGWSEDITKAKTFDDLPKNAQAYVKALEEMSGAPISAIGVGPGRTETIEINSFL; encoded by the coding sequence GTGCCCGCACTTGTGCTGCTCGGTGCTCAGTGGGGTGACGAGGGCAAGGGGAAGGCCACCGATCTCCTTGGTGGATCCGTCGACTATGTGGTGCGTTACCAGGGCGGCAACAACGCCGGCCACACGGTCGTCGTCGGCGACCAGAAGTACGCGCTGCACCTTCTCCCCTCCGGGATCCTCTCACCCGGATGCACCCCGGTCATCGGTAACGGCGTGGTGGTGGACCCGGCCGTTCTCCTCTCCGAGCTGAGCGGGCTGAATGACCGGGGCATCGACACCTCGAAGCTGCTGATCAGCGGAAACGCCCATCTGATCACCCCGTACAACGTCACGCTGGACAAGGTGACGGAACGGTTCCTCGGAACGCGCAAGATCGGCACCACGGGCCGGGGTATCGGCCCCACCTACGCCGACAAGATCAACCGCGTGGGCATCCGGGTCCAGGACCTCTACGACGAGTCGATCCTCAACCAGAAGGTCGAGGCGGCGCTGGAGGCCAAGAACCAGCTCCTCGCCAAGGTCTTCAACCGCCGGGCGATCGAGTCCGAGCGGATCGTCGAGGAGATGCTCCAGTACGCGGACCGGATCCGGCCGTACGTCGCGGACACCACGCTGATCCTGAACAACGCCATCGACGAGGGCAAGGTCGTGCTCTTCGAGGGCGGCCAGGGCACCCTGCTGGACGTCGACCACGGCACGTACCCCTTCGTCACCTCCTCGAACCCGACGGCGGGCGGCGCGTGCACGGGTGCGGGCGTCGGCCCCACCAAGATCAGCCGGGTCATCGGCATCCTCAAGGCGTACACGACCCGCGTCGGCGCCGGCCCGTTCCCGACGGAGCTCTTCGACGAGGACGGCGAGGCGCTGCGCCGCATCGGCGGCGAGCGGGGCGTGACCACCGGCCGGGACCGCCGCTGCGGCTGGTTCGACGCGGTGATCGCCCGCTACGCGACCCGGGTCAACGGTCTGACGGACTTCTTCCTCACCAAGCTGGACGTCCTCACGGGCTGGGAGCAGATCCCGGTGTGCGTGGCGTACGAGATCGACGGCAAGCGGGTCGAGGAGCTGCCGTACTCGCAGACCGACTTCCACCACGCCAAGCCGATCTACGAGATGCTGCCGGGCTGGTCGGAGGACATCACCAAGGCCAAGACCTTCGACGATCTGCCGAAGAACGCGCAAGCCTACGTGAAGGCGCTGGAGGAGATGTCGGGCGCGCCGATCTCGGCGATCGGTGTCGGCCCCGGCCGTACCGAGACCATCGAGATCAACTCCTTCCTCTGA
- a CDS encoding RICIN domain-containing protein, producing the protein MRSVVKMSAAVVAAAGALALGLSGTATAGAPVPVPEGAAAAAVNVQRVTLRLASDPGQTADVSGASTENGANVIQWALTRNTNQLWEPEAVGGGYYRFKAVHSGLCLNVRGGGNEDGAEIIQWTCGNAANEQWRFVAKGTGYQLVARSSDKCLNVRGGVGQGRNLIQYTCTADGATNDVWLPVWETV; encoded by the coding sequence ATGCGTTCTGTGGTGAAGATGAGTGCCGCGGTGGTCGCGGCGGCGGGTGCGCTGGCGCTGGGACTGTCCGGTACGGCGACGGCGGGCGCGCCGGTGCCGGTGCCGGAGGGCGCGGCGGCGGCCGCGGTGAACGTCCAGCGGGTCACGCTGCGGCTGGCGAGCGACCCGGGCCAGACCGCCGACGTCAGCGGCGCGTCCACGGAAAACGGCGCGAACGTCATCCAGTGGGCGCTGACCCGGAACACCAACCAGCTCTGGGAGCCGGAGGCGGTGGGCGGCGGCTATTACCGCTTCAAGGCGGTCCACAGCGGGCTCTGTCTGAACGTCCGCGGCGGCGGCAACGAGGACGGCGCGGAGATCATCCAGTGGACCTGCGGCAACGCCGCGAATGAACAGTGGCGGTTCGTCGCGAAGGGCACCGGCTACCAGCTGGTGGCCCGCTCCAGCGACAAGTGCCTCAACGTCCGGGGCGGGGTCGGCCAGGGCCGCAACCTCATCCAGTACACCTGCACCGCGGACGGCGCGACGAACGACGTCTGGCTGCCGGTCT